From the Acidobacteriota bacterium genome, the window TCCTCCGGCGACAGATTCAGGAACAGCACGCCGAACTCGTCGCTGCCCAAGCGGCCGATGACGGTGCCCGAAGGAGCCGTCGCCACCAGCAGGCGGGCGATCAGCTTGAGGAGCTCGTCACCGGCTTCCGAGCCGGCGGTGTCGTTGACCACCTTGAAGGCGTCGACGTCGAGATGACACAGAGCATGCTCGCTGCCCAGTCGCGCGCTCGCCAGGGCGCGCTCGAGGTGAGCCTCGAACTCGCCGCGATGGATCAGCCCGGTCAGGCCATCGTGACTCGCCAGGTAGGACATGCGGCGCTTGATGCCGCGCAGCTCGCTGACATCGCGAAAAACCACCACGGCGCCGCGCGCCCGGCGGTCGCGATCGCGCACCGGCGACACCGACCCCTGGAGTGAGGTCTCCACCCCCTGGCGATCGAGCAGCAGCGAAAAACCCGGCAGCTCGAGCTGTTGATCGGTCCGCAGACAGGCCCCCACCGGGCTGGGCAACGCCTTGCCGGTGCTCTCGTCGACGAGCGGGAAGACTTCCTCGAGGGAGCGCCCGACGGCTTCCCCGAGGCTCCAGCCGGTCAGCCGGCAAGCCACCGGATTGAGGAAATCCACCCGGCCGCGGGCATCCGTCCGGATCACTCCATCGCCGATCGACGCCAGGGTCACCTGAGCCCGTTCCTTCTCATAGAAGAGCGCTTCTTGGTAGAGCTTCGACTGGGTGATGTTGCGGGCGAACCCCATGAAGCGCTCGACGCGATCGAAGCTGTCGAGCACCACCCGCGCCCGAATGTCGAGCCAGATCTCGGGCTCGCCGAAGCGCAGCTCGACCTCGAGGTCGACGCCGTGGCGCAAGCAGAGACCGACTTGGCGCAACAGCAGTCGCCGGTCCTGGCGATGGACCCGGCGCAGGAACTGACGCATGGTGCGACCGATCTGCTGCCGAGAGAAGCCGAAGATGCGCTCGACGTCGCCCTCGACCAGCAGCTCGCCACCGCGGGTCCGCCACTCCCAGGCGATGTAGCGTGCCGCCCGCTGAGCGAAATCGAGCCGCTGCCGACTCTCCTGGATGCGCTCCTCGACCTCCTTGCGCTCGGTGATGTCGATGGCCGAGGCGAGGGCCGCTCCGGCGCCGCGGAAACGCACTCCCGAAACCGTCAGGTCCACCCAGACGGCGCGGCCCTGTTTGGTCTTGAGCTTGAACTCGAGATGACTCGGCGGCAGCTCGCCGCGCACCCGGGGCGCCAGCCTTTCGCGCGCCAGGGCGGCGAAGTCGTCCTCCGCCAGATCCGTCGCCGACATCTCGAGCAGCTCCTCGGAACCGTAGCCGGTGAGCGCCTCGGCCGCCCGGTTGGCGTACAGGATGCGCTCCATGTCGTAGACGATGATCGCCGCCACGGTGGTTTCGGCGAGGGTCCTGAACCACCCCTCGCTGCCCGCCAGGCGCTCGCGGTGATCGACATCCGACAATAGCCCGACCAGAAGACCACCCTCACCGGTCTCGAAGATCGAGGCGGTGAGCTCGACGAGGCGTTCCGGTTGTGAGGCGAGATTCAGCTCGATGGGAACGCGGGTCGAGTCCGGAGCATCGAGCCAGACCCGCACCGGATCCCGGCTGGCGGCGGCGAAGAGGGACTCGACGGGCTGACCCAAGAGGTCGGATGGCCGCCGACCGACGGCCTCACACAGGGCACCGTTGACCAACAAGAGACGATCTCGACCGACGAAGCAAGGCGCCGGACTCCCTTCTACCAGGCTCTGCAGCCACGGATGCTGTCGTGCAGAAGGTGTCAGATCTGAGATCAAATCGTGGTCTTTCCGAATCACCTCGCCTACGTTGGCCCACTAATTGACGTCCTGCGAAAGGGTTTCATTATACAGACGTCCGCCGCCCCCTGGGCTATCCTCGACCCCCTGCCATGGCATCCCCCCTCGAGCATCCCAAGGTTCGCCGCCGGCTGCGGCGCATCGTCCGCTGGGCCGCCATCGTGCTCGCCGTCGTGCTGGCCGTCAGCGTTGCCGCCGAGCTCGACTGGTCCGAGCTGCGGCAACGCCTCGCCGGCGCCCGGGGCCTGCCGGTCGCCGCCGCCACCCTCTTTCTGATTGCTCGGTTCCTGATCTGGACTTGGCGCTGGCACCTCGGCGTACGGGCCGCCGGCGTCGACGCTCCCTTCGCACCGCTCTTCCCGATGATCCTCGGAGCCGCCGCGGTCAACCACCTGACCCCTGCCGCCAAGCTTCTCGGCGGGCTACTGCGAGCGCGCTATCTCGGCCAGCGAGCGGACCTCTCGACGGCTCGCGCCTACGGCACGGTGCTTTTCGATCAGCTCGCCCACCAGGGCGCGGTCATCTCGCTGACCACCCTCGCCGTCATCGGCACCGTCTACGGCACCGGCCGCCCGAAGCTGGCCTTCGGGTTGGCCCTCCTCGCCCTCCTGATGGCCCTCGGCCTGGGCCTCGCCGCCCCCCGTCTCGGCGACCGCCTGGCGGACTGGACGTCTCGGCGCCAGGATCGCTGGCGGCGCTGGATCGACAAGGGGCGAGAGACCGTCACCACCGTCCGGGCGTTGGCCGACCAGCGACGTCTGGTCGTAGCGGCGCTGCTGCTCGGCCTGCTCTACGCCGCCACCAACGCCGCCGCGCAGTGGCTGTTCTTCGTCGCCGTCGGTCCGGCACCGTCCTATTTCACGGCGTTCGCGGCGGTTGCCCTGGGAACCGCCGCCGGCGCCCTGCTCGGGACTCCGGGTGGGGTCGGAACCACCGAAGCGGCGATCATCGGCACCTACGTCGCCCTCGGCGTCGACGCCAACGACGCCGCCGCCGCGGCGCTCCTCTACCGCGGCCTTCACTATCTGGTGGTGTTCTGCCTCGGCGGCGCCAGCCTCGCCTGGCTCGAGCGCCGGTTGGCCTAGCGGGTTGCTGAACAACTCATCGGCAACCTGCGACCGAGCCCGGAAAGGCTCGGCGCCCCTGAAACAATCAGCTAGCAGCGCTGGAAAATCCGCGGAGCGGACTCTTTCAGCAGCCTGCTAGGTCGACGAATCGCGGAAGCGCAGGTTGGGGTCGACGTGGGCCTGGCGCAGAAAGCGCGCCACCCGCTCGATCACCTGCACCGAGGCCTTCTCCTGCTCGACGGCGGTGGTGAAGAACATCAAGGCGGTGGTGGTCTCGCGCACGTTGCCGTAGGCCGCGATCACCGTCGTCATGGTGCGGGCCAAGGTCTTGAGCTCGGCGGTGCGGCCCTGGCGGCTGTAGAGCATGGCCAGATCGAGGGAGGCGATCGCCGCATCGTAGGGCAGATCGCGCTCGAGAAACCGGTCGCGCACCGACTGGAACAGCTCCTCCGCCTCGTCTTCCCGCCCGAGGCCCGCCGCCAGCATGCCCTTCACCCAGTCCGCATGCACCATGGTGGTGGCGTCGGGGAAACGAGCGTAGTCGTTCTGGCAGCGCTCGAAGAGCTCCTCCGCCTCGCGGTAGCGCCCCAGCTCGGCCAGACAGACGACCAGGTTGTGGCGCACATAGAGAAGCGTCCGGGGATCCTCCTCGGGATCGATTCGCACCAGCGCTTCGGCGAGCGGCTGGACCGCCTCTTCAGGTCGGCCCTGACGAAAAAGAATGTCCCCGAGGGCCGAGTAGGCGCGCGCCGCCCGGCAGTCTTCGCCGAGGGACTCGTAGCGCTGGCAGACCTCGTGAAGGTCCCTTGCCGCCTCGTCGAAACGACCTTGAGACTTGCGCAGCAGGGCCAGGAAGTGAAGGCGAGCCGTGTCTTCGAGCTCGTTGCGACTGCCCACCAGGAGCTCTGCCGAGCGGGCGAAAGCCTCCTCAGCGGCATCATAGTCGCGACACAGGCGCAGAATATTGCCGCGGTAGGCGTGGCCGCGGCCGCGCAGATCGTCGAGCGACCGCTGACCGAAATAGTGCGGATCGAGGTGATCCAGGACGAGCAGACCGAGGGCCACCAAGCGACTGCCGACGAAAGCGTCCTCGAAGCTGGTCTCGCGAGCCTCTTCGAGAATCAGCTCGGCGAGGGCCGGCGAGTGGAAGCGCTCGTCGTTGCGCACCAGGAAGGTGCGCTTGAGCTCGGCCGCGCCGAGCAGTTCCTCGAGGAGCTCTTCACCTTCCGCCAGCTCACGACCGGTGGCCCGCGGCGGCGTCCACCAAGTGCGGTCCCGAGCGACCGGCTCCTCGGGCGGACGGCGCTTGGCCTTCGGCAGACCGAAGCGCAGGATCTTGAGGCCGTCTTCGGCGGCCTGCAGCTCCTTGAGGGCCTGGGCCGCCACCTCGCAGCAGCCCGGGCAGTCGGGGAGGTGCGCGAGCACGCGCTCGCGCCAACCCTCGCCTACAGATCTCACAAAAGCGACGATATCGGATGGATCGGGGTGCTGACTCACTAAAACCCTCCCCTCGCAAGCTTGCTTTTCGGAGACGGCCTCCACCTGGCCAGCCGCTCCGCTCGCGACAATCGAATCACCCAACAAGAGAACCCCACATACACAGCCCCAGCACGAAAAATCCCGCGTCGAGCACCATCCCGTCGTAATCAACCGCGGGCCTTGCTACCAGCGACGCCCTCCACCCGGATCGAGGGTCGGAGCCGGATCGAGACCGCCCCCGGAACCGCTGGGGTCGTTCTGACCATCTCCTCCATCTTCGTCCGGATCATCCTCACGAGGATCGGAATCTGCCGCGGTCATGGCGGTCGGCTCATCGAACAGAGCCGTCAGCCACTCCCACCATCCCAACCACCCGGACGATCGGGCCTCGGCACGGACTTGCTCCGCCTCTGCCGGCGTAGCAGCCCATGCTGGCAACACCATGGTCGCAACGAGCAATACCACAGCGCTCGTCACAACCCCGAGGGTGCGCTTCCGATTGCGGTGAAACAACATAGTGTTCCCCTTTCCGGCGGCACCTTGCAGCGCTCCGAGCGACCGCCGCAGT encodes:
- a CDS encoding lysylphosphatidylglycerol synthase transmembrane domain-containing protein, which gives rise to MASPLEHPKVRRRLRRIVRWAAIVLAVVLAVSVAAELDWSELRQRLAGARGLPVAAATLFLIARFLIWTWRWHLGVRAAGVDAPFAPLFPMILGAAAVNHLTPAAKLLGGLLRARYLGQRADLSTARAYGTVLFDQLAHQGAVISLTTLAVIGTVYGTGRPKLAFGLALLALLMALGLGLAAPRLGDRLADWTSRRQDRWRRWIDKGRETVTTVRALADQRRLVVAALLLGLLYAATNAAAQWLFFVAVGPAPSYFTAFAAVALGTAAGALLGTPGGVGTTEAAIIGTYVALGVDANDAAAAALLYRGLHYLVVFCLGGASLAWLERRLA
- a CDS encoding EAL domain-containing protein; translation: MLVNGALCEAVGRRPSDLLGQPVESLFAAASRDPVRVWLDAPDSTRVPIELNLASQPERLVELTASIFETGEGGLLVGLLSDVDHRERLAGSEGWFRTLAETTVAAIIVYDMERILYANRAAEALTGYGSEELLEMSATDLAEDDFAALARERLAPRVRGELPPSHLEFKLKTKQGRAVWVDLTVSGVRFRGAGAALASAIDITERKEVEERIQESRQRLDFAQRAARYIAWEWRTRGGELLVEGDVERIFGFSRQQIGRTMRQFLRRVHRQDRRLLLRQVGLCLRHGVDLEVELRFGEPEIWLDIRARVVLDSFDRVERFMGFARNITQSKLYQEALFYEKERAQVTLASIGDGVIRTDARGRVDFLNPVACRLTGWSLGEAVGRSLEEVFPLVDESTGKALPSPVGACLRTDQQLELPGFSLLLDRQGVETSLQGSVSPVRDRDRRARGAVVVFRDVSELRGIKRRMSYLASHDGLTGLIHRGEFEAHLERALASARLGSEHALCHLDVDAFKVVNDTAGSEAGDELLKLIARLLVATAPSGTVIGRLGSDEFGVLFLNLSPEEGRRRSEDLCRAVADFRFAWRDSVFDLTVSIGLLTLTRDGGDVAQVLSSVDAARHAAKEAGGNRVREYQPDDRLVAARTGEMQWIRRIHKAFEEDRFRLYRQRIEPLGEGVSPLYEIFIRMQTEEQGLASPAAFIPAAERYRMVRSIDCWVVSKALESLERRFEEGAYPEDSRFCINLSGQSLSEESFLPFVVAELERCGLDLSRLCFEITETAAVTHLAQAQHFISVVQGLGCRFVLDDFGSGLSSFAYLKNLPVDYLKVAGEFVRDMTDQRVERALVSAIGQLGKEMGLRTIAEWVEDEQALEAVREMGMDYAQGFLLDKPSPL
- a CDS encoding tetratricopeptide repeat protein, which produces MLAHLPDCPGCCEVAAQALKELQAAEDGLKILRFGLPKAKRRPPEEPVARDRTWWTPPRATGRELAEGEELLEELLGAAELKRTFLVRNDERFHSPALAELILEEARETSFEDAFVGSRLVALGLLVLDHLDPHYFGQRSLDDLRGRGHAYRGNILRLCRDYDAAEEAFARSAELLVGSRNELEDTARLHFLALLRKSQGRFDEAARDLHEVCQRYESLGEDCRAARAYSALGDILFRQGRPEEAVQPLAEALVRIDPEEDPRTLLYVRHNLVVCLAELGRYREAEELFERCQNDYARFPDATTMVHADWVKGMLAAGLGREDEAEELFQSVRDRFLERDLPYDAAIASLDLAMLYSRQGRTAELKTLARTMTTVIAAYGNVRETTTALMFFTTAVEQEKASVQVIERVARFLRQAHVDPNLRFRDSST